Proteins from a genomic interval of Paenibacillus lentus:
- a CDS encoding cold shock domain-containing protein, whose translation MQGKVKWFNAEKGYGFIETEEGADVFVHFSAIQSEGFKTLEEGQAVEFEIVEGARGPQAANVIKL comes from the coding sequence ATGCAAGGTAAAGTGAAATGGTTTAACGCAGAGAAGGGTTATGGCTTTATCGAAACGGAAGAAGGCGCAGACGTGTTTGTACATTTCTCGGCTATTCAATCCGAAGGCTTCAAAACGCTGGAAGAAGGACAAGCTGTAGAGTTCGAGATCGTTGAAGGCGCTCGCGGACCGCAAGCGGCTAACGTAATCAAATTATAA
- the argC gene encoding N-acetyl-gamma-glutamyl-phosphate reductase → MTVTDQVNGNVNLNATANSDALENSQGHANKVKVAIIGSTGYGGVELIRFLLGHPQAEIVSVISASSAGLPITDGFPHLTGILVSDLDGVDPVEIAKKADVVFTATPSGVSSKLVPQLLETGVKVIDLSGDFRIKDSSVYEAWYKHDAPDEQVLEQAVYGLCEINGDDVGGAEFISNPGCYPTATLLGLIPALSAGWIDPASIIIDAKSGVSGAGRGTSLMTHYAEINENLKAYKINKHQHIPEIEQNLTQIAGEPVTVTFTTHLVPMTRGIMCTMYAQLNGTYTNEDLTELYRQYYEGRPFVRIREAGQWPATKEVFGSNYCDIGFAADHRTGRLTIVSVIDNVVKGAAGQAIQNLNLMMGWDETTGLKLSPVYP, encoded by the coding sequence ATGACTGTGACTGATCAGGTAAACGGAAATGTAAACTTGAACGCAACCGCCAACTCAGATGCACTCGAAAATTCGCAAGGGCACGCAAACAAAGTAAAAGTTGCTATCATCGGCTCCACGGGGTACGGGGGTGTGGAGCTGATTCGTTTTTTATTGGGACATCCGCAGGCGGAGATCGTCTCCGTTATTTCGGCCTCTAGTGCCGGGCTGCCAATTACGGATGGGTTTCCGCATTTAACGGGCATTTTGGTGAGTGATTTGGATGGGGTTGATCCGGTCGAGATTGCAAAAAAAGCAGATGTTGTATTTACGGCAACACCTTCCGGGGTAAGCAGTAAGCTCGTACCTCAATTGTTGGAAACGGGTGTCAAGGTTATTGACCTCTCTGGAGATTTCCGCATCAAGGATAGTTCCGTCTATGAAGCTTGGTACAAACATGATGCGCCGGATGAGCAGGTACTGGAACAGGCGGTATACGGGCTATGTGAAATTAACGGCGACGATGTCGGCGGAGCGGAATTCATTTCGAACCCGGGCTGCTACCCGACAGCGACGCTGCTGGGATTGATTCCGGCGCTAAGCGCAGGTTGGATCGATCCGGCCTCGATTATAATCGATGCGAAGTCAGGGGTTTCCGGTGCGGGCCGGGGCACCAGCCTGATGACGCATTATGCAGAAATTAATGAGAATTTAAAAGCATATAAAATTAATAAGCATCAGCACATTCCGGAGATCGAGCAAAACTTGACTCAAATCGCAGGAGAGCCAGTGACAGTCACGTTTACGACCCATTTGGTACCCATGACGCGGGGGATTATGTGCACGATGTATGCCCAACTCAATGGCACCTATACTAATGAGGACTTAACCGAGTTGTATCGTCAGTATTATGAAGGTAGACCGTTCGTGCGGATTCGGGAGGCGGGCCAATGGCCGGCGACGAAGGAAGTGTTCGGTTCGAACTATTGTGATATCGGATTTGCGGCCGATCATCGTACGGGAAGATTAACGATTGTATCTGTGATTGATAATGTTGTAAAAGGCGCGGCAGGTCAGGCCATTCAGAATTTGAATCTAATGATGGGTTGGGATGAAACGACGGGACTGAAGCTAAGCCCGGTTTATCCGTAA
- a CDS encoding transposase, translated as MYILQESLFSFEELQKLEFKERLPIFFSALDLRPYAKELRSHSPRGADGHCRQGILRALLAAPLENMDTFSGLHRRLDMDLRFRYQCGLRLDRKAPSIATLSRVFTELTNKGLAKRLFEDLVTRCKQEGIIDGSHVAMDSAAIHAYEKKQPKRKSELTGNANWGAKFDSFGNKVKWFGYKLHLAVDTASELPLALSVTPAHVNDGDLAPALMEQVAADAKVKFFVFDAGYDQLKNYEAARKLKAQAIIPMNLRNEKEPPAGITSNGTPCCSMGFAMTYWGVDGDHLKFRCPHATGKVDCPLGMAACSSSNYGMVLKVDTKSDLRRYSSPHRNTKRWQELYKERTSVERCNSRMKTYLTADAMHVWGIEKVITHQYLNAIVLLASALAMAQKYRKVAA; from the coding sequence ATGTATATTCTACAAGAAAGTCTATTTTCCTTTGAAGAACTTCAAAAACTTGAATTTAAAGAACGTTTGCCTATCTTCTTCAGCGCCCTGGACTTACGGCCATATGCTAAAGAATTGAGAAGTCATTCACCCCGAGGTGCCGATGGGCACTGCCGACAAGGGATTCTTCGCGCATTGCTTGCAGCGCCGCTGGAGAACATGGATACATTTAGCGGCTTGCATCGTCGTCTGGATATGGATCTTCGTTTCCGTTACCAATGCGGACTCAGGCTTGATCGAAAAGCTCCATCAATCGCCACATTAAGCCGCGTTTTCACTGAGCTAACGAATAAGGGATTGGCAAAACGTCTGTTTGAGGATCTCGTCACACGCTGTAAGCAGGAAGGAATCATCGATGGAAGTCACGTGGCGATGGACAGCGCAGCGATCCATGCCTACGAGAAGAAACAGCCGAAGCGCAAAAGTGAGCTGACGGGGAATGCCAACTGGGGCGCGAAGTTTGACTCCTTTGGTAACAAGGTCAAGTGGTTCGGCTATAAGCTTCATCTTGCTGTCGACACCGCTAGCGAACTGCCCCTGGCCCTCTCGGTTACACCGGCTCATGTCAATGACGGTGATCTGGCACCCGCTCTTATGGAACAAGTGGCTGCCGATGCGAAAGTGAAGTTCTTTGTGTTTGATGCTGGGTATGACCAACTTAAAAACTATGAAGCGGCACGGAAGCTCAAAGCGCAAGCGATTATCCCGATGAATCTTCGCAATGAGAAGGAACCGCCTGCAGGTATAACATCTAACGGTACACCTTGCTGCTCCATGGGTTTTGCCATGACATACTGGGGAGTAGATGGCGATCACCTGAAATTCCGGTGTCCCCATGCGACCGGCAAGGTGGATTGTCCGCTGGGGATGGCAGCCTGTTCATCTTCCAACTATGGAATGGTGCTCAAGGTTGATACAAAAAGCGATTTGCGCCGTTATTCAAGTCCGCACCGGAACACGAAACGTTGGCAAGAACTTTACAAAGAAAGAACGAGTGTAGAACGCTGCAACTCCCGAATGAAAACCTATTTGACCGCAGACGCCATGCATGTTTGGGGCATAGAGAAAGTCATAACTCACCAATATTTAAATGCAATTGTATTGCTGGCTTCTGCCCTGGCAATGGCTCAGAAATACAGAAAAGTCGCTGCTTAA
- the hpf gene encoding ribosome hibernation-promoting factor, HPF/YfiA family yields MNFSIRGQQIEVTEALRDYVDKKLSRLDKYFEAPPTSEGYVTMSVVRGLHTVEVTIPLTGVMLRAEDRSDDMYASIDAVVDKLERQIRKHKTKINRKFRQEGSLKSLFVENGGSVAVDEADSDDLEVVRTKRFTMKPMDVEEAILQMNMIGHNFFVFSNIDTKELNVVYRRNDGKYGLIEQD; encoded by the coding sequence ATGAATTTTAGTATTCGTGGACAGCAAATTGAAGTGACTGAAGCACTGCGAGATTATGTGGACAAGAAGCTCAGTCGACTTGATAAGTACTTTGAAGCACCCCCTACCTCAGAAGGCTACGTCACTATGAGTGTCGTACGCGGTTTGCATACGGTGGAGGTAACTATTCCTTTGACCGGCGTCATGCTTCGCGCTGAGGATCGTAGTGATGACATGTACGCATCGATTGATGCCGTCGTGGACAAGCTCGAACGCCAAATACGCAAGCATAAAACGAAGATCAACCGCAAGTTCCGTCAGGAAGGCAGCCTGAAGAGCCTGTTCGTTGAGAACGGCGGTTCCGTGGCGGTAGATGAAGCGGATAGTGATGATCTGGAAGTCGTCCGCACGAAGCGGTTTACTATGAAACCTATGGATGTGGAAGAAGCGATACTGCAAATGAATATGATCGGCCATAATTTCTTTGTATTCTCCAATATTGATACCAAAGAATTGAACGTCGTCTATCGACGGAACGATGGGAAATATGGTTTGATCGAGCAGGATTAG
- the prfB gene encoding peptide chain release factor 2 (programmed frameshift), whose amino-acid sequence MIDPNIKQDMREIAKKLSNLRGSLDLDLKHEMIANYEEKMAAPDFWDDNDKAQGVIAELNAIKSSVDQYESLQQEYDDMAMMAELAEEEGDEDLVADIGVSIDGLLKKLEDFELQLLLNSPYDKLNAILELHPGAGGTESQDWGQMLLRMYTRWAEKHGFKVETLDYLPGDEAGIKSVTLLIKGYNAYGYLKAEKGVHRLVRISPFDSSGRRHTSFVSCDVVPEITDDVDIEVRTEDLKIDTYRASGAGGQHVNTTDSAVRITHIPTGIVVTCQNERSQIKNRERAMTMLRSKLYEQKLEEQQKELDEIRGEQSDIAWGSQIRSYVFHPYSMVKDHRTSVETGNVGAVMDGELDPFIDGYLRSQIRTEA is encoded by the exons ATGATCGACCCGAACATTAAGCAGGATATGCGTGAAATCGCGAAGAAACTATCCAACCTTAGGGGGTCTCTT GACTTAGACCTCAAGCATGAAATGATTGCAAATTACGAAGAGAAGATGGCTGCCCCAGACTTCTGGGATGATAATGATAAGGCTCAAGGAGTGATTGCTGAGCTGAACGCCATCAAGTCCTCGGTGGATCAGTACGAATCATTACAGCAGGAGTACGATGATATGGCGATGATGGCTGAACTCGCTGAGGAAGAGGGCGACGAAGATCTTGTCGCTGATATCGGCGTATCTATCGACGGCTTGCTGAAGAAGTTGGAGGATTTTGAGCTTCAGCTTCTGCTGAATTCACCCTACGATAAGTTGAATGCGATTCTTGAGCTGCATCCCGGTGCTGGAGGCACCGAGTCACAGGACTGGGGGCAAATGCTGCTGAGGATGTACACCCGATGGGCGGAGAAGCATGGCTTCAAGGTCGAGACACTGGATTATCTGCCGGGTGACGAGGCGGGAATCAAGAGTGTGACATTGCTGATCAAAGGATACAATGCTTACGGCTACCTGAAGGCGGAGAAAGGGGTGCATCGTCTGGTGCGGATCTCTCCATTCGATTCTTCAGGAAGACGGCATACCTCTTTTGTATCCTGTGATGTTGTGCCGGAGATTACGGATGATGTGGATATCGAGGTTCGAACAGAGGATCTGAAGATCGACACATACCGGGCTAGCGGAGCCGGTGGACAGCATGTTAATACGACGGATTCCGCGGTACGGATTACGCATATCCCTACGGGAATCGTCGTCACCTGTCAGAATGAACGCTCCCAGATTAAGAACCGCGAGCGGGCGATGACGATGCTCCGTTCCAAGCTATATGAGCAGAAGCTCGAGGAGCAGCAGAAAGAACTGGACGAAATTCGCGGGGAGCAATCGGATATTGCCTGGGGCAGTCAAATCCGTTCCTACGTGTTCCATCCTTACAGTATGGTGAAGGATCATCGTACTTCGGTGGAGACCGGGAATGTGGGAGCGGTTATGGACGGGGAGCTTGATCCATTCATTGATGGATATCTGCGCAGTCAAATTCGCACAGAAGCCTAA
- the secA gene encoding preprotein translocase subunit SecA, which yields MLGIVKKIFGDTNERDVKRLMKTVDLINKLEPKFEALSDEQLQGKTAEFRERIEKGETLDELLPEAFATVREASRRTLGMRHFDVQLIGGIALHEGRIAEMKTGEGKTLVGTLPVYLNALLGKGVHVVTVNDYLAQRDSEQMGQIYNFLGMTVGVNLSGMEHSDKQEAYACDITYGTNNEFGFDYLRDNMVLYKEQMVQRPLYFCIIDEVDSILIDEARTPLIISGQAQKSTELYYAADRFIKRLVPEEDFTVDIKVKAVSLTEKGVAKAERAFGIDNLYDHAHITLNHHIVQALKANAIMRRDVDYVVTEDEVVIVDEFTGRLMAGRRYSEGLHQAIEAKEGIEVQNESMTLATITFQNYFRMYRKLAGMTGTAKTEEEEFKKIYGLEVLQVPTNRPNIRIDMPDVVYKSEEGKFRAVVEEIVNRHKNNQPILVGTVSIENSELLSEMLKRKGIKHKVLNAKYHSEEAEIISRAGEPGSVTIATNMAGRGTDILLGEGVAEIGGLHIIGTERHESRRIDNQLRGRAGRQGDPGSTQFYLSLGDELMKRFGADNVLNMMERLGFEEDQPIESKMITRAVESAQKRVEGNNFDVRKVVLQYDDVMNQQREIIYKQRRELLESDNIKQIVIDMIKPVIERVVEAHTADEIPENWELQDVADYMNAKLLDEGSITKDDLWGKEPSEMIEFIFDKVMTKYNEREEALGPEMVREFEKVIALRAVDSKWMDHIDAMDQLRQGIHLRAYGGTDPLREYQFEGYEMFNQMVASIQEEVATYIMKAHVEGNQERQAVVDESKISTSGEPAEKRPVQRGEQIGRNDPCPCGSGKKYKHCHGQNA from the coding sequence ATGCTAGGAATAGTAAAGAAGATATTTGGCGACACGAATGAACGTGATGTCAAACGTCTTATGAAGACGGTGGACTTAATCAATAAATTAGAACCGAAATTCGAGGCGCTGTCGGACGAGCAGTTGCAGGGCAAAACGGCCGAGTTCCGCGAGCGGATCGAGAAGGGCGAAACTCTGGACGAGCTGCTTCCTGAAGCGTTTGCTACGGTAAGAGAAGCTTCGCGCAGAACGCTGGGGATGCGTCATTTTGATGTACAGTTAATCGGGGGAATAGCTCTCCATGAAGGCCGCATTGCCGAGATGAAGACCGGTGAAGGGAAAACATTGGTTGGTACCTTGCCGGTTTATTTGAATGCGCTCCTTGGTAAAGGTGTACATGTCGTTACCGTCAACGATTATTTGGCACAACGCGATAGTGAGCAAATGGGACAAATTTATAATTTTCTTGGCATGACTGTTGGGGTGAACCTCAGCGGAATGGAGCATTCGGATAAGCAAGAAGCTTACGCGTGTGACATTACTTATGGAACGAACAATGAGTTCGGTTTTGACTATTTGCGTGACAACATGGTTCTCTACAAGGAACAGATGGTTCAGCGTCCGCTTTATTTCTGTATTATTGACGAAGTAGATTCGATTCTAATTGATGAGGCGCGTACGCCGCTGATCATCTCTGGACAAGCTCAAAAATCAACGGAGCTGTATTATGCAGCTGACCGTTTCATTAAGAGGCTTGTGCCTGAAGAGGACTTTACGGTCGATATTAAAGTTAAGGCTGTTTCTTTGACAGAGAAAGGGGTCGCCAAGGCTGAGCGTGCTTTTGGAATCGACAACTTGTATGACCATGCCCATATCACGTTAAATCATCATATTGTTCAAGCGCTGAAGGCAAACGCCATTATGCGCCGTGACGTAGACTACGTCGTAACCGAGGACGAGGTCGTCATCGTCGATGAGTTTACGGGCCGTTTGATGGCTGGACGCCGTTATAGCGAAGGGCTGCATCAGGCGATTGAGGCGAAGGAAGGCATCGAGGTACAGAATGAGAGCATGACGCTGGCGACGATTACGTTCCAGAACTATTTCCGGATGTATCGTAAGCTGGCCGGTATGACAGGTACGGCGAAGACCGAGGAAGAGGAATTCAAGAAAATCTATGGTCTCGAAGTTCTTCAAGTTCCAACGAACCGTCCGAATATACGTATTGATATGCCGGATGTTGTCTATAAGAGTGAGGAGGGCAAATTCCGGGCAGTTGTCGAAGAAATTGTGAATCGGCATAAGAACAACCAACCGATCCTGGTAGGAACGGTGTCGATTGAGAACTCCGAGCTGCTGTCTGAAATGCTCAAGCGTAAAGGGATCAAGCATAAGGTACTCAACGCGAAATATCACTCGGAGGAAGCTGAAATTATTTCCCGCGCAGGTGAGCCAGGCTCTGTTACGATTGCCACGAATATGGCTGGGCGTGGTACGGATATTCTGCTTGGCGAAGGTGTGGCCGAAATTGGCGGACTGCATATTATCGGTACTGAGCGTCATGAATCTCGCCGGATTGATAACCAGCTTCGCGGACGTGCGGGCCGTCAGGGCGACCCGGGCTCTACACAGTTCTATTTGTCGCTTGGCGATGAACTGATGAAGCGTTTTGGCGCAGATAACGTGCTAAATATGATGGAGCGCCTTGGATTTGAAGAGGATCAGCCGATCGAGAGCAAGATGATTACCCGTGCCGTCGAATCCGCCCAGAAGCGGGTTGAGGGGAACAACTTCGACGTTCGTAAAGTTGTCCTTCAATATGACGATGTTATGAACCAGCAGCGTGAAATTATTTATAAGCAGCGTCGCGAACTGCTAGAATCCGATAACATTAAGCAAATTGTAATCGATATGATCAAGCCGGTTATCGAACGAGTAGTTGAAGCGCATACGGCAGATGAAATTCCGGAAAACTGGGAGCTGCAAGACGTAGCTGATTATATGAATGCTAAATTACTGGACGAAGGCTCGATTACCAAAGATGATCTATGGGGCAAAGAACCAAGCGAGATGATCGAGTTTATTTTCGATAAAGTGATGACCAAATACAATGAGCGCGAGGAAGCGCTAGGGCCGGAAATGGTTCGCGAATTCGAGAAGGTTATTGCGCTGCGTGCAGTTGACAGCAAGTGGATGGATCATATTGATGCGATGGATCAGCTGCGTCAAGGCATACATCTTCGCGCCTACGGTGGTACCGATCCGCTTCGTGAATATCAATTCGAAGGCTATGAAATGTTTAATCAGATGGTAGCCAGCATCCAGGAAGAGGTTGCGACATATATTATGAAGGCTCATGTCGAGGGCAACCAGGAGCGTCAGGCGGTCGTAGACGAGAGCAAGATCTCTACTAGCGGTGAGCCTGCCGAGAAGCGTCCGGTTCAGCGCGGCGAGCAAATCGGACGCAATGATCCATGCCCGTGCGGTAGCGGTAAGAAATACAAGCACTGCCACGGCCAGAATGCGTAA
- the argJ gene encoding bifunctional glutamate N-acetyltransferase/amino-acid acetyltransferase ArgJ has translation MREVSKFTVVTEGTVTTPQGFQAGGLHCGLKKTTRNDLGAIVCEVPAVAAAVYTLNVFQAAPLKVTRESIASSGQRLRAIIVNSGNANACTGKQGEEDAYAMRAAAAEAFGVRPEEVAVASTGVIGELLPMDRVNAGIQGLPAVLTAGADGAEEFCQAILTTDLVKKEVCVKLNVNGREVSIAGAAKGSGMIHPNMATMLGFVTTDAVIKPEALQALLGMTTDATFNMITVDGDTSTNDMLLAMSSGLAGNEALTPEHPDWESFVAGFGYVCEFLAKAIARDGEGASRLVEVNVEGAVSDLSARAIAKTVIGSSLVKSAVFGADANWGRIIAAVGRAGEPVNPETVDISLGSIPVLTDSRPISFDEEEALAYLQGDTVVIHVHLHNGEGRATAWGCDLTYDYVRINAAYRT, from the coding sequence ATGAGAGAGGTTAGTAAGTTCACGGTAGTTACAGAGGGTACGGTTACAACGCCGCAGGGATTTCAGGCTGGAGGCCTGCATTGCGGCTTAAAAAAAACAACGCGCAACGATCTCGGCGCGATCGTATGCGAAGTGCCTGCCGTGGCAGCAGCCGTATACACATTGAATGTGTTTCAGGCCGCGCCGCTCAAGGTGACGCGCGAAAGCATCGCTTCTAGCGGCCAGCGGCTGCGGGCGATCATCGTGAACAGCGGAAATGCCAATGCCTGCACAGGCAAACAGGGCGAAGAGGATGCCTATGCCATGCGTGCAGCGGCAGCAGAAGCCTTCGGAGTGCGTCCTGAGGAGGTTGCCGTGGCGTCCACGGGTGTTATCGGTGAGCTTCTGCCGATGGATCGGGTGAACGCGGGAATTCAAGGTTTGCCGGCAGTATTGACGGCAGGAGCCGACGGCGCGGAGGAGTTCTGCCAAGCGATCTTAACCACCGACCTTGTGAAGAAAGAGGTCTGTGTGAAGCTGAACGTGAATGGTCGAGAAGTAAGCATCGCCGGAGCGGCTAAAGGCTCGGGCATGATTCATCCGAACATGGCTACGATGCTTGGCTTTGTAACGACAGATGCCGTCATTAAGCCCGAGGCATTGCAAGCTCTGCTGGGGATGACGACCGATGCCACCTTCAACATGATCACAGTGGACGGCGACACGAGCACGAATGATATGCTGCTGGCTATGTCGAGCGGGCTTGCGGGTAATGAAGCATTAACACCGGAGCATCCCGATTGGGAGAGCTTCGTGGCAGGCTTCGGCTATGTGTGCGAGTTTCTCGCCAAGGCCATTGCTCGTGACGGGGAAGGAGCCTCACGACTTGTAGAAGTGAACGTGGAAGGGGCGGTCAGCGATCTGTCCGCGAGAGCTATTGCCAAGACGGTGATCGGCTCAAGCCTGGTGAAATCTGCGGTATTCGGCGCCGATGCGAACTGGGGTAGAATTATCGCGGCGGTGGGCCGTGCGGGAGAGCCGGTGAACCCGGAGACGGTGGATATTTCGCTGGGCAGCATTCCAGTGCTGACGGACTCACGCCCGATCTCTTTTGATGAGGAAGAGGCACTGGCCTACCTGCAGGGAGACACGGTGGTTATTCATGTTCATTTGCATAACGGTGAAGGCCGGGCCACGGCTTGGGGCTGTGACTTGACCTATGATTATGTACGAATTAATGCGGCTTACCGTACCTAA
- the argB gene encoding acetylglutamate kinase, whose product MRTALDNNKTTGEQLKANGTFVMKCGGSTLAELPDSFFEDLVKLQKNGVSPIIVHGGGPAISDNLSKLGIETKFVNGLRYTSEEVLDVVEMVLAGSINKGIVRRIGQSGGKALGLSGIDGQLITAEPVAASAEVGLVGDVTKVEGALIEGIVQLGFMPIIAPLGVDANGQRYNINADTAAGAVASELGVERMIVVTDVPGILKTLNGEKRVLPTVTVQEIEDMIQTGEIYGGMIPKVRAAIACIHGKVQEVVIVDGSEPGILSRVLSGEKIGTKIVRMQ is encoded by the coding sequence ATGAGAACAGCGTTGGATAACAACAAGACAACAGGTGAACAGCTTAAGGCAAACGGTACGTTTGTCATGAAGTGTGGAGGCAGCACGCTCGCAGAGCTTCCGGATTCCTTTTTCGAGGATCTGGTGAAGCTGCAGAAGAACGGGGTAAGCCCGATTATCGTCCATGGGGGCGGGCCGGCGATCTCCGACAATCTTAGTAAACTGGGTATTGAAACTAAATTTGTGAACGGACTTCGATATACGTCGGAGGAAGTGCTTGACGTCGTGGAGATGGTGCTTGCCGGAAGCATTAATAAGGGCATCGTGCGGCGGATCGGTCAGTCCGGGGGCAAGGCACTTGGCTTGTCCGGTATAGACGGCCAGTTGATCACGGCAGAACCCGTAGCGGCCAGTGCGGAGGTTGGCCTTGTCGGTGATGTTACCAAAGTCGAAGGAGCGCTAATTGAAGGCATCGTGCAGCTTGGATTTATGCCGATCATTGCCCCTCTCGGCGTGGACGCGAATGGTCAACGCTATAATATTAATGCGGATACGGCGGCGGGGGCGGTAGCGTCCGAGCTCGGGGTAGAGCGGATGATCGTCGTGACCGATGTGCCAGGGATTCTAAAAACTTTGAACGGTGAAAAAAGAGTGCTTCCTACCGTAACGGTTCAGGAAATCGAGGACATGATTCAAACCGGAGAAATCTACGGCGGCATGATTCCGAAGGTGCGTGCAGCCATTGCCTGCATTCACGGTAAAGTGCAAGAGGTCGTCATCGTGGATGGCAGCGAGCCGGGGATTTTGAGCCGGGTGCTGTCCGGCGAAAAAATCGGGACAAAAATTGTGCGGATGCAGTAG
- a CDS encoding YitT family protein, with amino-acid sequence MPTKLHKRRPSDYIPLNGPLRHVLDTLMILIGSFITAMAFNLFLLPSDIASGGVSGLSIIAKSLFNIEPAYTQWALNIPLFVAGFVLLGRYYALRSLLGTVVMPLFVFLTKDWIAPTTDPLLASLYGGIGVGLGLGLVFRGRGSTGGLSIAAQIIQKYSGLSLSLCVVLMDGLVIVLAGAVLSLEQALYALIGLYITGKFIDVIELGFNYTKVAYIIADKTEEITEGILHHLDRGLTKLSAQGGYTGDDRTVLMVVVGQSEVTHLKTLVQSIEPTAFVIISNAHEVLGEGFSLGRGSKQN; translated from the coding sequence GTGCCAACAAAGTTGCATAAACGCAGACCTAGTGATTACATTCCTTTAAATGGCCCGCTCCGGCATGTGCTGGATACGCTGATGATCTTAATCGGATCATTTATTACCGCCATGGCCTTTAACTTGTTTCTCTTGCCTAGTGACATTGCATCCGGCGGGGTTTCGGGGCTATCAATCATCGCTAAGTCGCTCTTTAACATCGAACCGGCATACACGCAATGGGCGCTGAATATTCCTTTGTTTGTTGCAGGATTCGTATTGCTAGGGCGGTATTATGCGCTTCGATCCTTGCTGGGTACGGTAGTTATGCCGCTGTTCGTCTTTTTGACCAAGGATTGGATTGCGCCTACGACGGACCCGCTGCTGGCCTCTTTGTATGGAGGGATAGGTGTTGGCTTAGGCTTGGGGCTCGTTTTTCGAGGACGAGGTTCAACCGGGGGACTATCGATTGCGGCGCAGATCATTCAGAAGTACAGCGGGCTCAGCCTTTCGCTTTGCGTAGTGCTGATGGATGGACTGGTTATTGTGCTGGCAGGTGCTGTGCTGTCACTGGAACAGGCGCTGTACGCGTTGATTGGCCTATACATTACGGGCAAATTTATTGACGTAATCGAGCTTGGCTTCAACTACACGAAGGTAGCTTACATAATCGCCGATAAGACGGAGGAAATCACGGAAGGGATACTGCATCACTTGGATCGAGGACTGACCAAACTGTCCGCTCAAGGGGGCTATACCGGAGATGACAGAACAGTGTTGATGGTCGTGGTCGGGCAGAGTGAGGTGACGCATCTCAAGACGCTGGTTCAATCGATCGAGCCTACGGCATTTGTAATTATTTCGAATGCTCATGAGGTTCTTGGCGAGGGCTTTTCATTAGGAAGAGGGAGCAAACAGAATTAA